From a single Brassica oleracea var. oleracea cultivar TO1000 chromosome C5, BOL, whole genome shotgun sequence genomic region:
- the LOC106344787 gene encoding uncharacterized protein LOC106344787, translating into MGLKAKIMAGVKMFEPHGLQRLMEMVKEVEDWSGEEELSPTKGGRSNSLGLSNTYPRPNSGAQATTPNCLKSGPILTNLNNRGGGRATTTNGLLKSPFRHLTPEEVAKWQAEGLCFKCYEKWHLNHLCSKLELTVLVTHEDETCITAKYGVLVTGGVKIQGRGVIKAVDLVLPLCTIFTSFLPLELGIADVILGVQWLDTLWEMRVNWKLQWMKIMLEGEWVTIQGDLSLHSAEVSLKSLWKALGKDGEGIIVEYSGIQRDEAVIPVTMTGQWRSVLERYAQVFEEPIGLPPSRAKEHAINLEEGAKSVSVRPFRSTQTQKAETEKQIASMLAAGIFQESNSPFSSPVLLVRKKDGSWRFCVDYRALNGVTVADKYLIPMIDQLLDELHGARVFSNLDLRSSYHQILVKQSDVPKTAFPTHDGRYEFLEVRAQLREYCASTNVTALKGSVLVGIRSSCSLRVIEASNVVGTGAGYA; encoded by the exons ATGGGGTTAAAAGCGAAAATCATGGCGGGAGTAAAGATGTTTGAGCCTCATGGGTTGCAGAGACTGATGGAAATGGTGAAGGAGGTAGAGGATTGGTCCGGCGAGGAAGAGCTGTCGCCGACCAAGGGAGGACGTTCCAATAGTTTGGGCCTTTCGAATACTTATCCAAGGCCCAACTCCGGGGCCCAAGCAACAACACCAAATTGTTTGAAGTCCGGCCCAATACTGACAAACCTTAATAATCGTGGAGGGGGACGTGCGACGACGACTAATGGACTTTTGAAATCACCGTTTCGGCATTTAACACCGGAGGAAGTGGCGAAATGGCAGGCCGAGGGGCTTTGCTTTAAATGTTATGAAAAGTGGCATCTGAACCACCTTTGTTCTAAACTAGAGCTGACAGTGTTAGTCACTCACGAAGATG AAACATGTATTACGGCGAAGTATGGTGTCTTGGTCACTGGTGGAGTCAAGATTCAGGGCAGAGGGGTGATTAAAGCCGTCGATCTGGTGCTACCCTTGTGCACGATCTTCACTAGTTTCTTACCATTAGAACTGGGAATCGCAGACGTCATTCTTGGAGTCCAGTGGTTGGATACCTTGTGGGAGATGCGCGTTAACTGGAAGCTTCAGTGGATGAAGATCATGTTGGAGGGAGAATGGGTGACAATACAAGGCGATCTCAGTCTCCACTCGGCAGAAGTGTCGCTCAAATCACTGTGGAAGGCACTTGGAAAGGATGGAGAAGGTATTATAGTGGAATATAGCGGGATACAGAGAGACGAGGCGGTAATACCTGTTACTATGACTGGTCAGTGGAGGAGTGTCCTTGAGCGCTACGCTCAGGTGTTTGAAGAACCAATAGGTCTACCTCCTTCACGTGCGAAGGAGCATGCTATCAATCTAGAGGAAGGAGCTAAGTCTGTAAGCGTGAGACCATTTCGGTCCACTCAGACCCAGAAGGCCGAAACTGAGAAGCAGATTGCCTCTATGTTGGCTGCAGGCATATTTCAGGAAAGCAACAGCCCTTTCTCCAGTCCGGTGTTGTTGGTCAGAAAGAAAGACGGAAGCTGGCGGTTTTGCGTAGACTACAGAGCGCTCAATGGTGTTACGGTGGCGGACAAATACCTAATCCCGATGATCGACCAGCTTCTCGATGAATTACATGGTGCTAGAGTATTCTCGAACCTCGATCTCCGCTCAAGCTACCATCAGATATTGGTGAAGCAGTCAGATGTGCCGAAGACAGCGTTTCCGACCCACGATGGGCGTTACGAGTTCCTG GAAGTTCGTGCGCAGCTACGGGAGTATTGCGCGTCCACTAACGTGACTGCTCTGAAAGGATCAGTTCTAGTGGGGATCAGAAGCAGCTGCAGCCTTCGAGTCATTGAAGCAAGCAATGTCGTTGGTACTGGTGCTGGCTATGCTTAA